The proteins below come from a single Mya arenaria isolate MELC-2E11 chromosome 6, ASM2691426v1 genomic window:
- the LOC128237084 gene encoding uncharacterized protein LOC128237084: MADCERSMSKLSLVSQMSQMVADTPKKDLTEVKSFAKPPQAIKDVLSACLLLLGDCEKISGDTWIQARKAMGASEWLKRIQGLDPDEVPDKKKKMALEILSKYDLDSVKAKSLAIASLYNWAKAVAEC; encoded by the exons ATGGCGGATTGTGAGCGAAGTATGAGCAAACTCTCCCTGGTGTCTCAGATGAGTCAGATGGTCGCAGACACACCGAAGAAGGATCTAACAGAGGTTAAATCCTTTGCAAAGCCGCCCCAAGCAATCAAAGATGTTCTGAGCGCATGTCTCTTGCTTCTTGGAGACTGTGAAAAG ATTAGTGGAGATACATGGATCCAGGCTAGGAAAGCGATGGGCGCCAGTGAGTGGCTAAAGAGG ATTCAGGGGCTGGACCCTGACGAAGTTCCtgacaaaaagaagaaaatggcgctggaaatattgtcaaaatacGACCTTGATTCCGTCAAGGCAAAAAGTCTAGCAATAGCATCTTTGTATAACTGG